A single Cannabis sativa cultivar Pink pepper isolate KNU-18-1 chromosome 7, ASM2916894v1, whole genome shotgun sequence DNA region contains:
- the LOC133039592 gene encoding uncharacterized protein LOC133039592: MDRDWMSANRLTVKYREGVDFFLEFSAKNADNPDLVHCPCLKCGNMERMKIAQIREHLFKNGIDRSYKVWYHHGEKIRRSGEGPSRKDKIVNNVEYEDDHIAEMINEAEFESQVRPETFQTMLEDAEKPIYPNCTRFTKLSTLIRLYNLKAKHGWSDKSLTELLAFLGELLPEGNEVPLSFYEAKKTLCSLGLQYEKIHACPNDCILYRKRFVDEVSCPT; this comes from the coding sequence ATGGATAGAGATTGGATGAGTGCGAATAGGTTAACGGTAAAATATAGGGAAGGTGTTGACTTCTTTTTGGAGTTTTCTGCAAAGAATGCGGATAATCCTGATTTGGTTCATTGCCCATGTCTCAAATGTGGTAACATGGAGCGTATGAAAATTGCCCAAATAAGAGAACATTTGTTTAAGAACGGTATAGACAGGAGTTATAAGGTTTGGTATCACCACGgagaaaaaattagaagatcgGGCGAGGGACCCTCTAGAAAGGATAAGATTGTTAATAATGTGGAGTATGAAGATGATCACATCGCAGAGATGATTAACGAAGCAGAGTTTGAATCTCAAGTTCGTCCTGAAACATTTCAAACTATGTTAGAAGATGCTGAAAAGCCGATTTACCCTAATTGTACTAGGTTTACTAAATTATCGACGCTTATTAGGCTATACAATTTGAAAGCAAAACACGGGTGGAGTGATAAGAGTTTGACAGAGTTACTAGCTTTCTTAGGAGAATTATTACCCGAAGGTAATGAGGTGCCTTTGTCTTTCTATGAGGCAAAAAAGACATTGTGTTCGTTAGGCTTGCAATATGAAAAGATACATGCATGTCCTAACGATTGCATCCTATATCGAAAGAGATTTGTGGATGAGGTATCATGTCCAACGTGA
- the LOC133039593 gene encoding uncharacterized protein LOC133039593 produces the protein MKRLRCDMYVIDPKEKDPVLVASGYVKLEKADKEDNIIIHGVKKKFDDFKRVFIEKVVEENAILPCPIEHEGFDTVGLAVNNFVAWPKNLINIHPDDLAKMKGKKKVSRDHLAPPTQPPINPKGPNKQSVKRYIPPQRHNYCPDFRRL, from the exons ATGAAGAGATTGAGGTGTGATATGTACGTGATTGATCCCAAAGAAAAAGATCCGGTCTTAGTTGCATCAGGTTATGTGAAACTTGAAAAGGCAGACAAAGAAGACAATATTATAATACATGGAGTTAAAAAGAAGTTTGATGATTTCAAACGTGTCTTTATTGAGAAGGTGGTTGAAGAAAATGCCATTCTACCATGCCCTATAGAACATGAAGGCTTCGACACAGTTGGTTTAGCTGTAAACAATTTTGTAGCTTGGCCAAAGAACCTAATCAACATACATCCAGATGATTTAGCGAAG ATGAAAGGAAAGAAGAAAGTTTCAAGAGATCATTTGGCTCCACCGACTCAGCCACCGATAAACCCAAAGGGGCCTAATAAACAGTCTGTCAAACGGTACATTCCCCCGCAAAGACACAATTATTGTCCGGACTTTCGCAGATTGTGA